A stretch of Thermotoga sp. SG1 DNA encodes these proteins:
- a CDS encoding ABC transporter permease: MRRRYRSTAKWIFLIAVLVVWEFSNVPQYLLPKPSSIVSEMISQWRILLVHSLYTIVESLSGLAIGLVIGVGLAVLMDTFQFIREILYPVLIVSQAIPIVAVAPLVVIWFGLGIGTKVGVVAFVTLFPVALNTLEGFRTIDPDALDLFRVMKATRTQIYRYLIIPHTLPYVFSGLKISATYAVVSAVIGEWLGAEKGLGIYMIRAMNTFRADRLFVSIVIVVILSVAVFKMVDLLSRRLTPWFEERRMVA, from the coding sequence TTGAGGAGAAGGTATCGAAGTACCGCTAAGTGGATCTTTCTGATTGCCGTTCTGGTCGTGTGGGAGTTTTCGAATGTGCCGCAGTATCTTCTCCCAAAGCCGTCCTCCATCGTCTCCGAGATGATCTCACAGTGGAGAATACTGCTCGTCCACAGTCTGTACACCATAGTTGAGTCCCTCTCTGGCCTTGCAATCGGTCTTGTGATCGGTGTGGGACTCGCTGTTCTGATGGACACTTTCCAGTTCATTAGAGAGATACTCTATCCCGTGTTGATCGTTTCACAGGCAATTCCCATAGTCGCTGTGGCACCACTTGTGGTCATCTGGTTTGGACTTGGAATCGGAACGAAGGTGGGCGTTGTGGCTTTCGTGACACTCTTTCCCGTGGCTCTCAACACCTTGGAGGGATTCAGAACGATTGATCCGGACGCACTGGACCTTTTCAGGGTGATGAAAGCAACCAGAACACAGATCTACAGATATCTGATAATACCCCATACGCTTCCCTACGTTTTCTCTGGGCTTAAGATATCTGCCACCTACGCCGTGGTCTCCGCCGTCATAGGTGAGTGGCTTGGAGCAGAGAAGGGACTTGGAATCTACATGATCAGAGCCATGAACACGTTCAGAGCAGACAGACTCTTTGTTTCCATCGTGATAGTGGTGATCCTGAGTGTGGCTGTGTTCAAGATGGTGGATCTGCTTTCAAGAAGGCTCACGCCGTGGTTTGAGGAAAGGAGGATGGTAGCATGA
- a CDS encoding MTH1187 family thiamine-binding protein: protein MPKVTVSIKVVPAVEDGRLHEVIDKAIEKIASWGMKYEVGPSSTTVEGDFNEIMDRVKELARYLESFTKRFVLQLDVDYRSGGITIEEKVSKYR from the coding sequence GTGCCGAAGGTTACAGTTTCCATAAAAGTAGTACCTGCCGTGGAAGACGGAAGGCTCCACGAGGTGATCGACAAAGCCATAGAAAAAATAGCATCGTGGGGCATGAAGTACGAAGTGGGACCATCCAGCACAACGGTGGAGGGAGATTTCAACGAGATCATGGATCGAGTGAAGGAACTCGCAAGATACCTTGAAAGTTTCACAAAGAGGTTCGTTCTCCAGCTCGACGTGGACTACAGATCTGGAGGTATCACCATTGAGGAGAAGGTATCGAAGTACCGCTAA
- a CDS encoding PhoH family protein, which yields MVKNYVLDTNVLIHDPDSIFSFEDNNVIVPLPVLEELDKLKREHGSVGKNAREVIRRLDELRRKGNLRKGVPLENGGVLRVHVLEREVEGAPHFLHERYMDNIILSYVLDLINREKIPTILVSKDINLRVKADSLGIPAQDYLTDRSELETMPKGYVELHDEDLKRALKNKEVVEKDLDLLDNFYIDLGELYGKYRKGRIFRVKPFEIMGISPRNREQIFSMDALLDDEIPLVFLVGIAGTGKTLLALAVGLYKVLVEKRYRKLIVTRPTVPMGRDVGYLPGELEKKMKPWLQPIMDNLELISSLSGLKIKELEKQDLLEVEALSFIRGRTIPKQFIIIDEAQNLTPHEVKTILTRVGEDTKIVLVGDPYQIDTPYLDKDTNGLVYAALRLLESDLSAVIKLEKGERSRLATIAAELL from the coding sequence ATGGTGAAGAACTACGTCCTCGACACGAACGTTCTGATCCACGATCCGGATTCCATATTCTCCTTTGAAGACAACAACGTCATCGTTCCCCTTCCAGTCCTGGAAGAACTAGACAAACTGAAGAGAGAACACGGCAGCGTGGGTAAGAACGCCCGTGAGGTGATAAGACGTCTGGATGAACTAAGAAGGAAGGGAAACCTCAGAAAGGGAGTGCCTCTGGAGAACGGAGGAGTGTTGCGTGTTCATGTGCTGGAAAGGGAAGTGGAAGGAGCACCCCACTTTCTCCATGAAAGGTACATGGACAACATCATTCTCTCGTACGTACTGGACCTCATCAACAGGGAGAAAATTCCTACTATTCTCGTCAGCAAAGACATAAACCTCCGTGTGAAGGCAGACTCCCTCGGTATACCTGCCCAGGATTATCTCACTGACAGATCGGAACTGGAAACCATGCCGAAAGGCTACGTAGAACTCCACGATGAAGACCTCAAAAGAGCGTTGAAAAACAAAGAAGTGGTCGAAAAAGATCTGGATCTCCTCGACAACTTCTACATCGATCTGGGGGAACTTTACGGGAAATACAGAAAAGGAAGAATCTTTCGCGTTAAACCCTTCGAGATAATGGGAATATCTCCTAGAAACAGAGAACAGATCTTTTCCATGGATGCACTCCTGGACGATGAGATTCCACTCGTGTTCCTTGTGGGAATAGCGGGAACGGGAAAGACCCTCTTGGCCCTCGCAGTCGGTCTTTACAAGGTCCTGGTGGAAAAACGATACAGAAAACTGATCGTGACTCGCCCCACGGTTCCCATGGGACGGGATGTGGGCTACCTTCCGGGAGAATTGGAAAAGAAGATGAAACCCTGGCTGCAACCGATCATGGATAACCTGGAACTGATCTCGTCCCTCTCTGGCCTGAAGATCAAAGAACTGGAAAAACAGGATCTTCTGGAGGTAGAAGCCCTTTCCTTTATCAGGGGAAGAACGATTCCGAAGCAGTTCATCATCATAGACGAGGCACAGAACCTCACCCCGCACGAGGTGAAAACGATTCTCACACGCGTTGGAGAGGATACAAAGATCGTTCTGGTCGGTGATCCGTACCAGATAGACACACCTTATCTGGACAAGGATACGAACGGACTGGTCTACGCAGCCCTTAGACTTCTCGAATCGGATCTTTCCGCCGTTATAAAACTGGAGAAAGGAGAAAGATCAAGGCTGGCCACCATCGCCGCTGAGCTTCTGTGA
- a CDS encoding metal-sulfur cluster assembly factor, with translation MPKKVTKEDVLNALKNVIDFELGLDVVSLGLVYDIQIDEQNNVKVLMTMTTPMCPLAGMILSDAEEAIKKIEGVGNVEVELTFDPPWTPERMSPELREKFGI, from the coding sequence ATGCCAAAAAAGGTGACGAAAGAAGACGTTCTGAACGCTCTGAAAAACGTGATAGATTTTGAATTGGGACTGGACGTGGTGAGTCTTGGCCTGGTGTACGATATCCAGATCGATGAACAGAACAACGTGAAGGTGCTCATGACGATGACAACTCCCATGTGCCCTCTGGCGGGTATGATCCTCTCCGACGCGGAAGAGGCCATAAAAAAGATAGAGGGCGTTGGAAACGTGGAGGTGGAGCTCACTTTCGATCCGCCATGGACACCAGAAAGAATGTCACCGGAGTTGAGAGAAAAGTTTGGGATCTGA
- a CDS encoding DUF4897 domain-containing protein, which yields MSSKTIYILLIIMVVFMLVEFLFFFLGGRAPFEIVYYKSTMEYDYSGNATFTTNAKLYFKDEKKKEEYRANYASASKEGLNEYFSQVSKEVGREIIPLDYKVSVSDSGGMLEVTETTFLKGAAQLNGDVLDTSMGSLTLNVPGETEIVMKLPEDATVISIFPTPTERENNILIWRPKEPMRFPSVIFKQVTENEGVSETSE from the coding sequence TTGAGTTCAAAAACCATCTACATCTTACTCATCATCATGGTAGTCTTCATGCTTGTGGAGTTTCTGTTTTTCTTTCTGGGAGGACGAGCTCCCTTTGAAATAGTATACTACAAGAGCACGATGGAGTACGATTATTCTGGAAATGCGACGTTCACCACGAACGCGAAGCTGTATTTCAAAGACGAAAAGAAAAAGGAAGAGTACAGGGCAAACTACGCCTCCGCCTCCAAAGAGGGACTGAACGAGTATTTCTCTCAGGTCAGCAAAGAGGTCGGAAGAGAGATAATTCCACTGGATTACAAGGTGAGCGTTAGCGACTCTGGAGGCATGCTCGAGGTCACAGAGACCACCTTTCTGAAGGGCGCTGCCCAGTTGAACGGTGATGTTCTGGACACGAGTATGGGAAGTCTCACACTGAACGTGCCAGGAGAGACAGAGATCGTTATGAAGCTGCCAGAAGACGCCACGGTGATATCGATCTTCCCCACTCCAACCGAGAGGGAAAACAACATTCTGATATGGAGACCAAAAGAGCCTATGAGATTTCCAAGCGTCATCTTCAAGCAGGTGACAGAGAATGAAGGAGTTTCTGAAACTTCTGAATGA
- a CDS encoding NAD-dependent protein deacylase, with amino-acid sequence MKEFLKLLNESRLTVVLTGAGISTPSGIPDFRGPQGIYRKYPQNVFDIDFFYSHPEKFYEFAKEGIFPMLDANPNPAHVLLAKLEERGLIEAVITQNIDRLHQKAGSRKVVELHGNVEEYYCTKCGKEYTVKDVMKKLEKASVPRCDDCSGLIRPNIVFFGEALPQNALNEAIRLSSKAGLMIVMGSSLVVYPAAELPLITVRGGGKLVIVNMGETPLDGLATLKYNKDVVEFANNVMKEGGIS; translated from the coding sequence ATGAAGGAGTTTCTGAAACTTCTGAATGAATCCAGACTCACGGTTGTGCTCACAGGAGCCGGAATAAGTACTCCAAGTGGTATTCCCGACTTCAGAGGACCACAGGGTATATACAGAAAGTACCCGCAGAACGTCTTCGATATAGACTTCTTCTACTCTCACCCCGAAAAATTCTATGAATTCGCAAAAGAGGGTATCTTCCCGATGCTGGACGCAAATCCAAACCCTGCACACGTTCTGCTGGCAAAACTGGAAGAGCGGGGGCTCATAGAGGCCGTCATCACACAGAACATAGACAGACTCCATCAAAAAGCAGGAAGCAGAAAGGTCGTAGAACTTCACGGAAACGTTGAAGAGTACTATTGCACAAAATGTGGAAAAGAATACACGGTGAAAGACGTTATGAAGAAACTCGAAAAAGCCAGCGTTCCAAGGTGCGACGATTGTTCAGGTTTGATCAGACCGAACATCGTGTTCTTTGGAGAGGCGTTACCTCAGAACGCCCTGAACGAGGCAATCCGTCTTTCATCGAAAGCCGGTTTGATGATCGTGATGGGATCTTCTTTGGTCGTGTATCCGGCTGCCGAACTTCCCCTCATAACCGTTCGCGGTGGAGGAAAACTGGTCATCGTGAACATGGGAGAAACTCCGCTTGATGGCCTGGCCACTCTGAAGTACAATAAGGATGTTGTCGAGTTCGCCAACAATGTGATGAAAGAGGGAGGAATTTCATGA
- a CDS encoding ABC transporter substrate-binding protein gives MKKILVLLFLIPLALFAEEVTVVLDWYPNTNHTGLYVARDLGYYEEEGLNVEIVQPSRLTAEQIVASGKAEFGVSYQEAVTLARGEGLPIVSIAAVIQHNTSGFAWLKSEGINSVKDWEGKKYGTWGSPIERATIEYIMRKYGADPSKVIFVNVGQMDFFAGTLNDVFDFAWIFYGWDGVASKVKGIEIEFLPLREIDEVFDYYTPVLITSESLIEKNPDLVRRFLKATARGYEYAIQHPVEAAKILLKYAPELDEKIVIESQKYLAGQYKADAEKWGYQKEEVWRRYAEWLYSTGFLKEMIDVTKAFTNEFLP, from the coding sequence ATGAAGAAGATCCTGGTTCTTCTCTTCCTGATCCCCCTCGCCCTTTTTGCAGAGGAAGTAACGGTCGTTCTGGACTGGTATCCAAACACGAATCACACGGGACTCTACGTTGCCAGGGACCTTGGATACTACGAAGAAGAAGGTCTGAACGTGGAGATCGTACAGCCCTCCAGGCTCACAGCGGAGCAAATCGTGGCCAGTGGAAAAGCAGAATTCGGTGTCAGTTACCAGGAAGCAGTCACTCTCGCCCGGGGAGAGGGGCTTCCCATCGTTTCAATAGCCGCCGTAATACAGCACAACACATCGGGATTTGCGTGGTTGAAGAGCGAAGGAATAAATAGCGTGAAAGACTGGGAAGGAAAAAAATACGGAACGTGGGGATCTCCTATAGAAAGAGCAACGATAGAGTACATCATGAGAAAATACGGTGCTGATCCTTCGAAGGTGATTTTCGTGAACGTTGGACAGATGGACTTTTTCGCGGGAACCCTGAACGATGTGTTCGACTTTGCCTGGATCTTCTACGGATGGGACGGTGTTGCAAGCAAGGTGAAAGGAATAGAGATAGAATTCCTCCCCCTTCGGGAAATAGACGAGGTCTTCGACTATTACACACCTGTTCTCATAACGAGCGAATCCCTGATAGAGAAGAATCCAGACCTTGTGAGAAGATTTCTGAAAGCAACAGCGAGGGGCTACGAATACGCCATTCAGCATCCTGTTGAGGCTGCAAAGATTCTGCTCAAGTACGCTCCGGAACTCGATGAAAAGATAGTCATCGAATCCCAGAAGTACCTCGCCGGACAGTATAAGGCAGACGCCGAAAAGTGGGGATACCAGAAGGAAGAGGTGTGGAGGAGATACGCAGAATGGCTATATTCGACGGGCTTTTTGAAGGAAATGATAGACGTGACGAAGGCCTTCACGAACGAGTTTCTCCCGTGA
- the scpB gene encoding SMC-Scp complex subunit ScpB codes for MHLKAAIEALLFASSGVSPEKLAKVLETSEEKVKEILEELVKEYEKPEHGVALREVGGKYRFYTKPEYADLVSRMSRRKYRNLTESQMEVVALLLLSGPLPKSEIDAFRGKDSSNVLSSLQKMGVVRKKRHGRGFLYQLSPSFVESAMLDEMLKEVSQKLSGDGGQP; via the coding sequence ATGCATCTTAAAGCTGCCATTGAGGCCTTACTGTTCGCATCAAGCGGTGTATCACCGGAGAAACTGGCGAAGGTCCTCGAAACAAGCGAAGAAAAGGTGAAGGAGATACTCGAAGAGCTGGTCAAAGAGTACGAAAAGCCAGAACACGGAGTTGCTCTGAGAGAGGTTGGGGGAAAGTATCGGTTTTACACGAAGCCCGAGTACGCGGATCTTGTTTCCAGAATGTCCAGACGAAAGTACAGAAACCTCACCGAATCACAGATGGAAGTTGTGGCGCTGCTTCTTCTTTCCGGACCACTGCCAAAGAGCGAGATAGACGCGTTCAGGGGGAAGGATTCGTCGAACGTTCTGTCTTCCCTTCAGAAGATGGGAGTGGTCCGTAAGAAACGACACGGAAGAGGCTTTCTGTACCAGCTTTCTCCCTCTTTCGTTGAGAGTGCCATGCTGGACGAAATGCTGAAGGAAGTTTCACAGAAGCTCAGCGGCGATGGTGGCCAGCCTTGA
- a CDS encoding DUF6115 domain-containing protein: protein MSFLDYLVVLSTLGTVVFSWTYLLLGRENGQRELDREEIEERIMELMGKFRYMSANRLELLERKTQEIRRLISEANTVMSKLMVKMSEMERLELPKTEITEEKKEEQKLQKESEDTEKDFGIEKKIVSMYDRGFSEIDIAKKLGITVGEVRLILQLFKRNVG from the coding sequence ATGAGCTTTCTCGACTACCTTGTTGTCTTATCGACACTGGGCACGGTGGTTTTTTCATGGACCTACCTTCTCCTTGGAAGAGAAAACGGACAGAGAGAACTGGACAGAGAGGAAATCGAAGAGAGAATAATGGAACTCATGGGAAAGTTCCGCTACATGTCTGCAAACAGGTTGGAACTACTTGAGAGAAAAACCCAGGAGATCAGAAGACTCATATCAGAAGCGAACACCGTCATGTCGAAGTTGATGGTGAAGATGTCGGAGATGGAACGACTGGAACTTCCCAAAACGGAGATCACTGAGGAGAAGAAAGAAGAACAAAAACTACAAAAAGAATCTGAGGATACGGAAAAGGACTTTGGAATAGAAAAAAAGATCGTTTCCATGTACGACAGAGGATTTTCCGAGATAGACATCGCCAAAAAACTCGGTATCACAGTGGGAGAGGTCAGACTGATCCTGCAGCTTTTCAAGAGAAACGTCGGTTGA
- a CDS encoding ScpA family protein: MELVFRLPVFEGPLDLLLYLVRKKKVDIRQVPISQLADEFVEYLEHMKRLDMKITSDFLEMASTLMELKSKLLIPRVKEEEKEEVERKREELYRKLEEYSKVKEIVQRLKKEPSLLKRKPVRLKIPFFEKIERLEKFREILERIWKEEALRESVHRVSSEVFSVEDMMEKILEEIEEEEEIFSLLSRAKGVYELIVRLLAILELVKIGKLVLLEDMKIRRFVHAS; this comes from the coding sequence ATGGAACTTGTTTTCAGGCTTCCTGTTTTCGAGGGCCCTCTTGATCTTCTACTCTATCTTGTGAGGAAAAAGAAGGTGGACATCAGACAGGTTCCCATATCTCAACTTGCGGATGAATTCGTCGAATATCTGGAACACATGAAGAGACTGGACATGAAGATCACGTCGGATTTTCTGGAGATGGCGTCCACCCTCATGGAACTGAAATCCAAACTCCTCATCCCTAGGGTGAAAGAAGAAGAAAAGGAAGAAGTGGAAAGAAAACGTGAGGAGTTGTACAGAAAACTGGAAGAGTATTCAAAGGTGAAAGAGATCGTCCAGAGGTTAAAAAAAGAACCATCCCTTTTGAAAAGAAAACCCGTTCGGTTGAAAATACCCTTCTTTGAAAAGATAGAAAGGCTGGAGAAGTTCAGAGAGATCCTGGAGCGCATCTGGAAGGAAGAGGCCCTCCGTGAGTCCGTCCATCGTGTGAGTAGTGAGGTTTTCTCTGTGGAGGACATGATGGAAAAGATTCTGGAAGAGATAGAAGAGGAAGAAGAAATCTTTTCCTTACTTTCCAGGGCAAAGGGTGTTTATGAACTCATAGTGAGGTTGCTTGCCATCCTGGAACTTGTGAAGATCGGAAAACTCGTTCTTCTCGAAGACATGAAGATCAGGAGGTTCGTCCATGCATCTTAA
- the trpS gene encoding tryptophan--tRNA ligase, translating to MRILSGMRPTGKLHIGHLVGALENWVRLQEEGNECFYFVADWHALTTHYDDVSRLKEYTRDLVRGFLACGIDPEKSVVFVQSGVKEHAELALLFSMIVSVSRLERIPTYKEIKKELNYKDLSTAGFLIYPVLQAADILIYKAEGVPVGEDQVYHIELTREIARRFNHLYAEVFPEPDAILSRVPKLPGTDGRKMSKSYGNIINLEISEIELERTILRMMTDPARVRRTDPGNPENCPVWRYHQAFDISEEESKWVWEGCTTAKIGCVDCKRLLLKNMKKKLIPIWENFSRIDEDPRYVDDVILEGTKRAREVARQTMEEVRKAMNLMF from the coding sequence TTGAGAATCCTGAGCGGTATGAGACCAACGGGAAAACTTCACATAGGTCACCTGGTGGGGGCTTTGGAAAACTGGGTGAGACTTCAGGAAGAGGGAAACGAATGTTTCTATTTCGTAGCTGACTGGCATGCCTTGACGACTCACTACGACGATGTTTCCCGGCTGAAAGAGTACACCCGGGATCTGGTGAGAGGGTTTCTCGCCTGCGGAATAGATCCTGAAAAGTCCGTGGTGTTTGTCCAGTCCGGTGTGAAAGAGCACGCAGAACTTGCACTTCTGTTCAGTATGATAGTCTCTGTGTCACGTCTTGAGAGAATTCCCACCTACAAAGAAATAAAGAAAGAACTCAATTACAAGGACCTTTCTACCGCAGGATTCCTCATATACCCTGTTCTTCAGGCGGCAGATATTCTGATATACAAGGCCGAAGGAGTACCGGTCGGTGAGGACCAGGTTTACCACATAGAGCTCACAAGGGAGATCGCAAGAAGATTCAACCACCTGTACGCAGAGGTGTTTCCCGAACCGGATGCCATCCTCTCCAGGGTACCCAAACTTCCGGGAACGGATGGAAGGAAGATGAGCAAAAGTTACGGAAACATCATAAACCTTGAAATCTCAGAGATCGAACTGGAAAGAACCATTCTGAGAATGATGACAGATCCTGCCAGAGTGAGAAGAACAGACCCGGGAAATCCTGAGAACTGTCCTGTCTGGAGGTACCACCAGGCGTTCGACATCAGTGAAGAGGAGAGCAAATGGGTCTGGGAGGGTTGTACAACGGCCAAAATAGGGTGTGTTGACTGCAAAAGGCTTCTTTTGAAGAACATGAAGAAGAAACTGATACCGATCTGGGAGAATTTCTCCAGAATAGACGAAGATCCACGCTATGTGGACGATGTGATTCTTGAAGGAACGAAAAGGGCCAGGGAAGTGGCCAGGCAAACCATGGAGGAAGTGAGAAAGGCGATGAATCTCATGTTCTGA
- a CDS encoding VIT1/CCC1 transporter family protein encodes MKEILEFQRKEITEYHVYRKLAKKSSGKNAEILLSISEDEKRHYEIFRKITGKETKPSILLVFWYILLATLFGLTFALKLMERNEKKAEKAYEKIDIPVVVKIMKDEEKHEEEILNMLDEERLNYVSSMVLGLNDALVELTGALAGLTFAFQNTKIVGLSGLITGIAAAFSMAASEYLSQRAEEQTGKTSPLKAALYTGIAYMVTVAILVAPFIVLKNPFVALVFTLVGATLVVLFFTFFVSVVKEKKFGSYFLEMFLLSFGVAAFSFLVGVIARRIFGIEV; translated from the coding sequence TTGAAGGAAATACTTGAGTTTCAGAGGAAAGAGATCACAGAGTATCACGTTTACAGGAAACTGGCAAAGAAAAGTTCTGGAAAGAACGCAGAGATCCTTCTTTCCATATCCGAAGATGAAAAAAGGCACTACGAGATATTCAGAAAGATCACAGGGAAAGAGACAAAGCCATCGATACTTCTAGTCTTCTGGTACATCCTGCTTGCCACCCTGTTTGGTCTTACCTTTGCCCTGAAACTCATGGAGAGAAACGAGAAAAAGGCTGAAAAAGCCTACGAGAAGATAGACATTCCCGTAGTGGTCAAGATCATGAAAGACGAAGAGAAGCACGAAGAAGAAATCCTGAACATGCTCGACGAGGAGCGCCTGAACTACGTCAGTTCCATGGTTCTTGGCCTCAACGATGCCTTGGTTGAGTTGACAGGAGCACTTGCGGGGCTCACATTCGCCTTTCAGAACACCAAGATAGTGGGGCTTTCTGGCCTGATAACGGGCATAGCAGCCGCCTTCTCCATGGCCGCCTCTGAGTATCTCTCCCAGAGAGCAGAAGAACAAACCGGGAAAACCAGTCCTCTGAAGGCCGCACTGTACACAGGTATTGCCTACATGGTCACCGTGGCAATACTGGTGGCTCCCTTTATCGTTCTGAAAAATCCCTTCGTGGCTCTGGTTTTCACCCTGGTCGGTGCCACTCTTGTTGTCCTTTTCTTCACCTTCTTCGTTTCTGTGGTCAAGGAGAAGAAATTCGGCAGTTACTTTCTGGAGATGTTCCTTCTCAGTTTTGGTGTTGCCGCTTTCTCTTTCTTGGTTGGGGTGATTGCCCGCAGGATCTTTGGAATCGAAGTATGA
- the prmC gene encoding peptide chain release factor N(5)-glutamine methyltransferase, giving the protein MDTRKNVTGVERKVWDLIRELSPKLRDVTENPVLETILIVVKVLGARKEDVIAKDIIVSEKEKNIVKELVEKRASGYPLHYILGEKEFMGLPFFVEEGVFIPRPETEELVEMALDLIKRYSLRVVADVGTGSGAIGVSVAKFSGVTVFATDVSEKAVEISLKNAKRHGVLDRFVVKRGRFLEPFEKDYGKIEMILSNPPYVKKNAILPRDVLFEPSEALFAGKDGLDFYRAFFRRYNTEGKIILMEIGEDQVEKLKTILPDASFLKDTSGRYRFLYLNRRFS; this is encoded by the coding sequence ATGGACACCAGAAAGAATGTCACCGGAGTTGAGAGAAAAGTTTGGGATCTGATCAGAGAACTCTCACCCAAACTGAGGGATGTGACGGAAAACCCTGTTCTGGAGACCATCCTGATAGTGGTAAAGGTTCTCGGAGCGAGAAAAGAAGACGTTATCGCAAAAGACATCATCGTTTCGGAAAAAGAAAAGAATATCGTCAAAGAACTGGTGGAAAAGAGAGCAAGCGGATATCCTCTCCATTACATCCTTGGAGAGAAAGAGTTCATGGGACTTCCTTTTTTCGTGGAAGAGGGTGTATTCATTCCAAGACCAGAAACGGAAGAACTCGTTGAAATGGCACTCGACCTGATCAAAAGATACAGTTTAAGGGTAGTTGCCGATGTAGGAACCGGAAGTGGTGCGATCGGAGTGAGTGTTGCGAAATTTTCTGGGGTAACCGTTTTTGCAACGGACGTTTCTGAAAAAGCGGTGGAAATCTCACTGAAGAACGCAAAAAGACACGGCGTTCTGGATCGATTTGTGGTGAAACGTGGAAGGTTTCTGGAACCATTCGAAAAAGACTATGGGAAAATAGAGATGATTCTTTCCAATCCTCCCTATGTGAAGAAGAATGCCATACTCCCGCGAGACGTTCTTTTCGAGCCTTCGGAAGCCCTCTTTGCGGGCAAAGACGGACTTGACTTCTATAGAGCGTTCTTCAGAAGGTACAACACAGAAGGAAAGATCATTCTCATGGAGATAGGGGAGGATCAGGTGGAAAAGTTGAAAACCATATTACCAGACGCATCCTTTCTCAAAGACACATCGGGCAGGTACCGTTTCCTTTACCTCAACCGACGTTTCTCTTGA
- a CDS encoding PolC-type DNA polymerase III, with product MIWNDIIFCVVDTETTGTDPFGGDRIIEIAAVPVFKGKIFSNRAFHSLVNPHVRIPALIQKVHGISNEEVEEAPDMGTVYERFRDYVKGTVLVFHNANFDLTFLDMMAKETRNFPLTNAYIDTLDISQEVFGRPHSLKWLCEKLGIRDRIEHRALSDALVTAKVFVRLVKLLGEHKVDDFIRKKWG from the coding sequence ATGATATGGAACGACATTATTTTCTGCGTCGTGGACACAGAAACCACCGGAACAGATCCCTTTGGTGGGGACCGAATCATCGAGATAGCCGCTGTTCCCGTATTCAAAGGAAAGATCTTTTCGAACAGGGCGTTTCACTCTCTGGTGAATCCCCACGTTAGAATACCCGCCCTGATACAGAAAGTACACGGAATCAGCAACGAAGAGGTGGAAGAGGCCCCCGATATGGGAACGGTTTATGAACGTTTCAGAGACTACGTGAAAGGAACCGTCCTCGTCTTCCACAACGCCAACTTCGATCTCACGTTCCTCGATATGATGGCAAAAGAAACCAGAAACTTTCCACTGACGAACGCCTACATAGACACACTGGACATCTCCCAGGAGGTCTTCGGAAGACCGCATTCACTGAAGTGGCTCTGCGAAAAACTGGGAATAAGAGATAGGATAGAACACAGGGCACTCTCCGATGCCCTGGTGACGGCAAAGGTTTTTGTTCGGCTCGTGAAATTGCTTGGCGAACACAAGGTGGACGATTTTATACGAAAGAAATGGGGGTAA